In Planococcus citri chromosome 4, ihPlaCitr1.1, whole genome shotgun sequence, the genomic window TCATTAAAATACTGACTCAAGTTAAAGATCATCCATAAACATTAAAACACATCATATCAAGTTGAACAAACTGCATCACATTTAAGATTGATTTTAGCTAACATAGCACacgtggattttttaaaatcagtaatGGCATTCGGCaaattctacagaaaaatgataaaaaaaaaaaaaattaaaatacttaagACTCGACGATCTACTTGAAACAAGATGAATTCACTTTACCGCTGAATTATCTATTTCAGTTTGcgtttttggtttctttttggCATTCTGAAAATCATTATAAGAAGCATTACAGCTGCCAGCTCCACTACCACGAGTAATACACGCCTTCATATCCTCCGGAAACAATCCACCTTCTTGATTGTTACACTTGAATACGAAGAGGAAacaaattaaaatcgaaaactcgataaaaatttgaaaaagcttaTCTCAAAAATACgaatgtaggtaataggtatttgtAATACGAACATCTTCGCAAGATTTGCCAGCAGTATAAGTACAAACTACAAATTTGCCCATTGTATCCTGATGCCAGTTGAAAGCGTCATCGAGACAGCCGTGAACTTGATCGTAACGACATTGATCAACACCTTTAGGACAAGACAGCGTTGCTCCTGTTGAAATCTGATGGAATTTACGTCAATTATTAATGAGAAGTTTAAGGAGCTACGCATCAGGAAAGGTCAAAGGTACCATACCTTAGTTGTCGTGCAAGGACTAAAATTCCACGCGATTACATTGCACTTGGTAAAATCATCGATCAACTTGGCTGTTATTTGAGTTGTGAAAAAAGTAGACGCCGATGTAGTTAACGTATCATAAGCAATGATCACGTTCAACGCTTTCTACGGTGATTCAGGAATAGGGAAAAAAACACCATGAGCTCAAATTTCAACCAATCGtgctacctatttcaaaaaatatcaaacttacATCTTTGACCGGATCATATGACATCCTAACACCAAAATCGGCCtgtaaaattatgttaaaaaattCGCATCAggtttgagatgaaaatttcaaactaatttATACTCGAGGTAAAACCTACTTCTGTAGTTTCAACATAATACACCGTAGGAGAATCGGGGTAAGGATTTGCCAGCTGTTGAGAAACGAAAcgaaagtagaaaaaatagtATAATAGACGTTTTAGTTTATAACTTAAGCAATCTGTAcgtaaattatacaaaaatttcattaatttaccATGGCTGTATCCAAAAAAGCAcacaaacaaaagaaaaaaagaagaaaattgatggaaaaactCTGACGGGCCATTTCGAAAGTACGAACTACGAACACGAgtaaaatgagataaaaaagcACGAATCCAACCCGTTTTGTAACGTTtcaattttacccaaaaaaaaaaaaaatccggcgCATGATCATGAATCATGAATCACTTGTGTAAACTCAGAACTGTCATCCCATAAAACATTTGAATCGAATATTTCGCgagaataaattattaaaaatcgatttgattTTCTACCAGTGTGGGTTACTGACGCGCAATACGACACTAAAATCTCGATCAATGAAAATGAAGGTCAATCGTGCAGAACAGATATGTaattaaatatttattgttTGCCTTCCTTCTCTTGATTTTACTATACGCTCAGATCAGTAACTATTTGACAGAATGATCTGAACCTACCAAAATCCTGATTGATGCATCAGCTATTTTCGACTGCAGCAAAAtcgatgaataaaatttacaattttcgcaCCTTTTTCCATTGAAGAGCATCGAGATTGAAtccaagttgaaaatgaatttcaaacaatATGGGTCATTTCATGCCAAAACGGTGGATTTTTACACGACgagtcttcgattttttttaaaaatcagatcatgttgtagaggtcatcaaacgatgacgaatgacgcaaaccggacatttttttcgattttttttggcggagctgtggacctttaaagttctccaaaatgccccaaaatggaaaatttcagttgaaaattgctccggttgtagtacgtggtataaaattttgaactttttttccaattgtaGTACACTttgggtaatcgacgaatgatgtcaaaatcagtgttgccactttcaaaaacttgaaaaaaatcgatttaaaaacttataatttaaatacaaACCATAATGTTCACaagttgaaattctgaaaaaattctcattttagtcattttatttatgtacaataacGTACTCATCAAACAATTAgacggacatttttttttttcattttcgagaaaaaaaattacaagttagcacttacttattgcaaaaataccgtcaaaaaacaaaaaaaaaatgcaaatttttgaatttttgagtaattttaccaatgtgtagacgaacatgtgaGAAAAATCCCCCTCTCACACCCCCAATTTGTCAatgaattgacgagaaataccTTTTTTCGTGCTATATAATTTTATgagtgaaacatattgaaaaaatttcgccacCGTTTTGAACAAAAGCAGAAACCaaaaaaactaatatttttccattattttttaaaatatttcaccaaaacGTACCACggatatgtgaaaaaattccccCACTCCCAACTTGTCAATGAATTTACgagaaatgtcatttttctcCTCTAGTTAAGAAATTCCTTTCAAATtgaggaaaatcaaagtttgCAAACTTTCAAGTTTAATCATGAATAACAGAAAAGTTTTCAGATACTATCCTGGAAATACGAAAAATATAAAGAACCTGATACTACGAGATTTTTTCGTcgcagatgaaaaaattatttttcaatttcacctcGTAAAAGAGGAGTTtagtagaattatttttttacaatgttggCCGTCAACTAAACATTTGACATAGTTGACGTCAACTATGTCAagtcaaaaaccaatattttcagtattacttttttttaaccgaaaaattcctaattcatggtgtctaacaaaactctcaaacaaaaaaatcatgactttttcgtGTCTTATTTTTCACGCTTTTACCGCATTAAAATACCCCCCTCTcccaaaaaaatcttaaataacttgaaactgcgaagaaatcgaacagggttgccattttttacaggactaaaaattagatatttcagttttttcgtttttcagattgtttgaacaaattttttattttttcattattttatgggatttttacaaaattttctagtGTGTTTCGAActaaattcttgatttttcatgactttttccaGACCGTTAGACACCCGGTAATTATTGACGACTTATGAGGGAAAttcttggtttttgttttttgtttttttcatttttcgacaactttgaaaatcttgaaattttttctcgttcaaaatgattgaaattcattaatcaaaaacttcaatagTAATAATCATTTTTCACGAGAGAAATCGATTTTGCTagtctttttgacattttccaaatttaacagtaatttttcaactatttcagAGAAAACATCACTAACTTGAGCGAATTGAAGGAAAAAGCTCTCGaatattaataattcaaaaaattaggtaggtaaacaatatcatttttgatgtgaaaggtttattttttcaagctctCACATTTTCTAAcgtaaaacaataatttttttaaaaatttcaattttttgaaaaatccaaaatattttttcatttttaaaaatatttgcagTTTCAAGGCCaacaagggggagggggtttgaatcgattttttcaaagcattttgCATCTGAACCAGCAACAACACGCTTCCGAACAGATGAATTTAATAACAATTCTAGAAAACCAACAGTTAAACTTTGTTTGTTATTAAAACGTAATAGGTATTGTTACTCGTATTTGTTTCGTCATAGGACCACGTGATAGTTTGCACTGCAATAACAAGTTGATAAATCAACACTCAACAGATCTATGGCACTCGATACCGGTAAACTGAAcgcaaaagaacaaaaattaatcgaaacgAAGGCCATTTCAATGACAATGAATGAAATCGCGACAAATACAAGTAGAACTATTCATCGTTTGTGTATAATACAAAATGTACTCACAATACTAAGTGGTCCATTTCGTtaatcattagtcaaatttttgtgaatcgtGCAGACAAAAATGGCCAATCGAAATTTCAGCTTAATACacgttttgatcatttttagcGTATTTATCAACAATTTAAACGTCAGTAATGGTGGGGTAAGTGAATGcacaaaatatttataaaacactacgataaatatttaaaatcaagCAAACcccttttttcattcaataaacaGACAGAAACGACCAATTTGTGTGTGGAACCACCGTCAAACAATGTAACTCCTCTCGTACCAGTCAACCCCAGTACAATAAATCCTACCACAGAACCACCACCATCACCACCCTACCACACTGTGCCATTCAATCCGTATCCAATTCCACCAAATACCCCTACTCCAACCGCACCATTTTACCAAAGTCCAATTCCAGTACCCCCACCATCATCACCACCCAACTTGAATCCCATAAATCCTCCATATGAATGGAATCCTCCTCCGGCGTGTCAAAAAGGAAGCCCTATTAACGTGAAGTACCAAACCGAATCACCTACAGTAAGTTGAGGCTGCAGAAATAACAGATAACGTCGTAGATAAATCTTTATGATTTggaaaatgatttcttttttactTATTACAGGGAGAATTGGGTATTAAATTTTCTTATGATACATCAATTGACGTAAGTTGATCATTGAAACGATATTTCCATCCTTCCTTGTTCCTTATGTTACAATACCTACTGTTCAACTTCCTTATTATTACAGGAGGAAGGCAAAATGAACGTCATGATTGCATACGAGACCGAAAGTGCAACCGTAGCGAAATTCTTCACAGAGCAATTCACACCACAATTATTCCAAGAATTCACTCAGTGCAACGTCATCAAGTGGGATATGTGATGACACATGTAGGCAAAATATACGTAAAGttaaaatctgttaaaaaaCGTAATATCGGCTGGCGCCACACAGCCTCACAGCCATAAAAATATGACGCGTGCCGAACATTGGTAAACCACTGACCACCCTTCCGAGTTGCTAATGTGCAACAAACGGTTCGTAATTGCAGTATTGCACATTACGAACCGTaagcaatttaagtcaaaatgtctaagcaatttaagtcaaaatgtctTTTAGCCAACCCTTTACATGATGATTTTTCCCTACAAATACTCTGGTGAGTCCAGGGTTTGGTATGATTCGGTTTTCTATCTTGTAGACGAAAGTCTTAAGTTTAGCTTCGGTTTAAGCTTATTGTTTCTGTATATACTTGTGTTAAATTCGTGAAATAAAGTGAAAGTattaattattcagtttgtCGTCTATTTAATTGAAAAGGTCCATAAGTCCCATTACAATTTGGCGCCCAACGAAAAAGAGCTTTGAAAGCTTTCGCGAATCaattgaattttcgtgattttaaattaaaaatcgtttttctcaaaacgtaattgaatacttgaattttttcggcaaattatttgaattttcgtgatttttagtaaagtttcaattgaatttttcttctcatatcTACCGAATttgaattcgtgaattttttttcctgtcatAAACGTAATTgaatactggaatttttttttaaatcaaagttgtgaattttttatcggagatttttttggtgaatctcaacgaatttttacgaattttaacaaatttttgtgaagtttcttGTGTCCGAatctgtaaaatcaaaaaacgtgaatttttttaatcaaattttaacaaattttcgcGAATTCCAacgaatttttgtgaagttgtTTGTGTCCAAatctgtaaaattaaaaaacgtgaattttttcatcggagatttttttgtgaatttcaacaaattttcccgaatttcaacgaattttcccgaatttcaacgaattttcctGAAGTTTTTCGTGTCCGAATCTGTGAAGAAGTTCTTCTTGAAGGTCAACAGACGATTACTTCCTGGAAAGTggttttcaagtcaatttttcaattcaattttcaaggtaaTTTCTCATCctatattatattttcattttatcttcTCAGAATaattgcttttttttggtgcttttttgtgcttttttttccaatttaaaaatatgtgtgCTTATTTCATATAATGAACGCTATTATTAAGTTTTTtagaaatcttttttcaaaatcaaacaaaaacaaaaacgctccttcaaaattaatttttgaaaattcagatacTGAACTGTACTTTTACGAATACAAGAGAAATCATAACACAAAACCgaacaaaataccaaaaaagactACTAAAACTATTGACGTTGAATTACAGAtaacaaaaagacaaactttaccaaaaactgaaaattctgacgACATTTATTGGTATCAGCCAAATTTGCAATTCAGATTTGATGAAACAgatctaaattgaattttttctgtttctctcCTTTATTTTTCATGAGTGGTGGCAATTCCACAATTTTCAACCCCGAAtcagaaaaatcaccaaatagtGCTCCATCCTCTGAAGAAAACGTATTAAATACTTCCGAATCCGACTCtgacaaatcaaaatttgaatcccCTGAACCGAAAGAAAATTCCCCAACCCAAGAACAAAACCAAGAAAAATCTACTCCAACTAGTCCATTATCAGTTCCCCAATCCATCAGTTGGATCTATTGTCTATCAGTAGCAGAAGCagaatatttgatcaaaaaattaaatttgacttttccaaaaaaattgactctagATTCTTTTCGAAATTGTATTAAAACATTTATTAGtgaatctgaaaaaaacaataagacAGCTAGGTATATTCACGCTAGTCTTGTAAAAAGACAAAACAGTTGTTATACTAGTAAAAGAGTTCAAACCGAAAATATGACaacgcaaaaagaaaaaatttatgatccCGAAAAATTTTCTGGTCTCAATAATGACCTATATAAATTTATTGACAGCTTTGAATTATGCTCCAAAGCAAATAATTGGAGCGACGAGCATCAAGCTAAAGTACTTCCAATGTACCTTTCGGAATTGGCATTGGAAGTCTTTAGAAATATTcccaatcaaaaaacaaaatattccgaattaaaaacacaatttttagagGCATTCAATGAAAAAGCTCAGAAAGAAGCTAATGAAAATATCTTAATGACcagatttcaaaatgataatgaaaaattactacaataTTTTACTGACATTTTGAATCTCTGTAACAGTATCAACCCTAATATGGAAGAATCAGTTAAAtgtaaacacattttaaaagGTTTACAATCTGACATTCATAAAGCAATTTCACTTTTGGATAATTCAACTGTCGAAAAAATTAGGGCAAACTTACAAAAGTACGAATGCACGgaaaatcttttaaattatAGGAGAAATCAGGATAAGGAATCAAGGcttaaaaaagtagaaaatgagctatttttgctcaaaaattcgaATGTCGATAGTTTATGTGATTCAATAAATAACCTCgatataaaacatgaaaataattatgctaCGATAGCCAAGTTTACTCCTCAACAGAATCCAACCCCCCCAAATAGGTTCCCCTTTCGCCCAGTACCTTTTTATCCTCAACGTTTTCGACCTCAACCATTTCGTCCCTTCTTTTTTGGACCACAACCTTTTCAACGTCAACCTTATCGTCCCCCACCACCTCCTCCTCGCCCATTTATGTTTCCACCTCCCCCATTTCCTcgcatcaattttcaaagaagtcaaATTGGATTTCATCCATTTAGACAAATATCTCCTGGTCCAAATCAACCTTTTCGTTTTGGGTCATATGGACCTAGACCCTATCAAAACCCAAATCAATCATATCAACTAAATCAACCACAATCAAGACCACAACGAAGAGATTTTTGTAGCCTATGCAAAAAAGTAGGCCATATCCGAGAAAAATGCAgattaaatgacaaaaaaaaacgccaataatttttggtcaagatACCTCAtcacaaattttatattttttcttgaacgaatttcaaaaaactgatttcatttttaatctaaATAGATATTccgatttaaaatatttcagtgATGAGGAAATATCTtcttttggctcaaatttttcaaaaaccaaaacgaactgtattcaaaaaaatccatttacaataaaaaattttgaaatcaaaattattttcaatgataAAATATATACAGCTATAATTGATACAGGTAGTAATGTATCACTGatgtcaaataaaattttaaaagacttcaaaaatttatctccTTCTGATCTAGAAGTCTCAACAGCAGATAGTTCTTCCTTACCTATTATaggtaaaatgaatatttcagttcaaattgaaaatataaaattttctcttacAGTATACgttactgaaaatttgaatgcagattttattttaggtatcagttttttcattgaaaattcagcCATAATTAACTTcagtaaaaatacattttcattagGAAATTATCCAAATAAATTGATCTTGCCTATGGATCATAAATGGCTCTCGTTGGTAAATAAACAAACACCCGTTATGTTGTTGCATAATAAACTTATCGCTACTACAGATATCGCAATTGCTGGGAAACAAACTCGTACATTTACAATAACAATAACCCCAACGCAACTGACTCGAGGTATTTTTATGCACACTAACGTTTTTGTCAACAGAACAGGCACGAAGCTTGTAAACTATGAAATGTATGACAATACGTTGACAatgaacttgagaaattttactcATTCTCTACAAACTAtccgaagaaatcaaaatattggcaCATTTACGCAAACTTTACCTGAAAATAATGTCAATGACATAGTTCAAATTAACCAAATTGATACAAATAATATGTCTAAATTAttcgattctgaaaaaaatgaattacaaatttCTCCAGATTTAAATAATGATCAGAGACAGGCTGTCCtttcccttttgaaaaattatttgcactTATTTTCGACTGACCCAACCAACATAGAAAGAGCAAATATCCCTGAATATGTTCTACAGGTCAAAGACAATACACCTGTTGTGTCAAGGGGATATAAATTATCTCCAATTGAAAGGCGCGAAATTAATAGGCAGATAAAATTAATGCTCAAAAATGGCATTCTAGAGAGATCAACTTCACATTACTGTTCCCCTGcttttttattacgaaaaccAGATGGCTCATATCGTTtcctttgtaattttcaaaaaattaatcaaaaattgtatcCAGACCATAATTCAGTCCCTCGAATCGAAAATATTATCATGGCCTTGGAaggatcaaaatatttttgtctacTTGACTGTAATGCAGGTTTCCATCAGATACCACTTGCTAAAAAGAGCAGATATTTAACAGCAATAATTGTAGATAATCAATTATATCAATTTACTCGTTTACCTCAAGGTTTAATGCTTTCACCTGCAGCTTTTAGTAAAGCTATAAATTCTGAATTTCATGACCTCTTATATGAAATATTAGTTGCATACATGGATGACTTGTGTGTTTTTGGCAGTTCTTTTCaaatagctttaaaaaatttaaaagaaacttTAAATAGACTAGATCGtttaaaattgagattaaaaacatcaaaatgcaaatttttcttcaaagaagTGAACCTTTTAGGTCATAAAATTAATGGAACTTTGATccaaccaattgaaaaaaatattgaaagtatCCGAAAAATTAAACAACCAACCACAGTCACTGAATTGAGACAATTTTTAGGAATGTGTTCtcattatcgaaaatttattagaaatttttcaagtattacaAGCTGCCTATCTGATCTTACTAAAGGCAACCCAgctaaaaaagataaaattatttggaaagaggaacatgaaaaagcatttcaatttctcaaaaaagctcTAATTAATGATccaattttagcaatttataATGAATCCAGAGAAACGATAGTAGAAACAGACGCTTCAAATATAGCCATTGGAGGGGtcatctctcaaaaaaatgaacttgatggAAAAATCCATCCTATTGCCTATTTCAGCAGAAAACTTCAACCACGACAGAAAAAATTGTGCACTTATGACCTGGAATTAACAGCTTtagttgaaacaattttgtaCTTTAGAGAATATTTatttggtaaacattttttcgtttttactgATCATGCCCCCCTAATTCATtacagaaaaatgaaggaaCCAAATTCTCGTATGGCGAgactaattttaaaactttcagaatttgattttgaaataaaacacaaaCCTGGTAAAAATAATGTTGTCCCAGATTTTTTAAGCAGAATTGAAATTAACACAATTTCAACCAACCAAAATTTTGTGGCTGAGCAAATGaaagacaatttttgtaaaaatttaatttctttattgaaaaatgaaacaattgaaattccatcatctgaattgaataaattcaaaaaaattagtcgtAGATATATCTTAAGTCCTGAAGGAATTCTCCAACTTAAACATCCCAAACAAAATCTTATCATAATACCATCCCATTTAATTAACGAAATAATTGCCTCATATCATGACAAAGCTATAGGCGGAGGACATTTTGGAATTcgaaaaactattgaaaaattgcaaaataaatttcactggcaaaatttaaccaaagatgttgaaaaatttataaaatcatgTCATGAATGCCAGctaagaaaattgaaaccagGACCAAAACCTGGACTTTTAAAACCAATCAAAGTGTTAGAATGTGATTTATTAAGccatattgaaattgattttgttggtCCCCTTCCCACAAGTGATGGAAAATCTTACATTTTAGTAGGAACGTGTAAGTCCACAAAAATGGCTTTCGCTAAACCAACAGGATCAGCAAACGCTTCAGCAGTTATTGACTTTATTTATGACCTAATTTGTCAATTTGGATGTCCACTTAAAATCACCTGTGACAATGGtaaacattttcataataaagaatttatggaattttgctccaaaataggaataaaattaatttttagttccACTTATTCCCCAACTACTCAAGgagcagttgaaaaattgaaccattcaTTATGTAAAACCCTAGCATACTATgtaaacgatgaaaaatcaaattggtcaaaactggtcaaatttattgtttttacatACAATATCACGcctatatcaaattttcataaattatctCCATACTTCCTAGTGTATGGGAGACATCCCAATTTACCCATAGATAATAAATTATCCATTAATTCATCATCTATGAAAGGAAGACTGGAAGAAATTGAACAATTGGATAAAATTAGGAAAAAGGTACCATCTTTAATTGAGCAAAATCAGCTGattaataagaaaaattatgacaaaaagcATAAGGAATTGATTTTCAAGGTAGGCGAAACAGCACTTTTACAAAATCCTATTAAAGGAAAATTCATTCCTACTTATCTAGGACCAGTtaaaattctacataaatttTCTCCATTAAATTATGAAGTTGAGTATGaaactaagaaaaaaataaaacgtgagaTTGTACATGTCAGACgattagaaaaatatcaaaaacgaaaataggGGAAATATtgagaattctcaaaaatttcgtgATCAATCTGTGCAGTTTTCCACTGGGCCCAGGAAGACGTTTCCTTAAAAAAGAAACACAGTGTAGgtatcacatttttccaaacatcCAATCAAAACTAAgcagaatgaaaatttacaaaaaaatatatctgaccaataatgcgatttttattaattttctgacCAATAATTTGTCACTGAcgaatgtaattatttttctatggCGATAATCACTTCTATTTTCAACACTGACCACTTCAGAAATTTCTTAGCAGAGATAAACGTAcataacttgacaaaaaaattacgtaaaaaattccaacagcaagcttgagaaaaaaaatcttgctttgaTTTTATAGTACTGTTACATGCTACGTGATTTTAACCAATATAACCTCGCAGCTATCCTTATCTCtcgctctttctctctcttcaCTGTTTACTAACCTTCAGTGAACATATGCAcgtgattttctatttttaacttCACCCACTAACCAACTAACACCAAGGTGTAACAATATGAACGATTCGTCAATATTTTACTCTCCTCTCTTTCTATCCTTCAGATGATTCCTTACAATGAACCTGAACCGTTAAGTCAAGCCACCAAAGCTCAAATAATGAGACTAGTCAATCATTACGTACATAGAGAAAAACAGACCATTATTTTCTACGATGACCATGATACATGGGATCTTGCGCACCCAGACGTTGCAGGGTACCATGTACCCTTCTTTAATGTGACCTGGGATGAAATTGACGATGTTCAAAGGACGATGAACAAACTTTTCTATTATTTAGGCATTGAAGcctatgtatttttcataactgtgccaaataaaattttcgttttcgatgtaataatttcaaacgaACGAATTCTGCCCGAATTATTATTGAAACCTGGGCaatgaaaccaaaaatggaaaaatgaaaaattctactttttttgctatgttatttttttcaatatttttatgctagttttttattatatcaagcatgtacataggtagcttttaattataagtagggcaacccaaaatatgctctcattcaaggtaaagtacctattgaataggtattatattcaatttttctttggaaTAAAATATTTCCGAAATATTCATATACCTTACTCGAATATAAAATGGGTATTGTTTTCACTCGTTTTGATGAGCAC contains:
- the LOC135843737 gene encoding uncharacterized protein LOC135843737, whose protein sequence is MARQSFSINFLLFFFCLCAFLDTAMLANPYPDSPTVYYVETTEADFGVRMSYDPVKDKALNVIIAYDTLTTSASTFFTTQITAKLIDDFTKCNVIAWNFSPCTTTKISTGATLSCPKGVDQCRYDQVHGCLDDAFNWHQDTMGKFVVCTYTAGKSCEDCNNQEGGLFPEDMKACITRGSGAGSCNASYNDFQNAKKKPKTQTEIDNSANLPNAITDFKKSTCAMLAKINLKCDAVCST